DNA from Nomascus leucogenys isolate Asia chromosome 24, Asia_NLE_v1, whole genome shotgun sequence:
ATGTACTGCTGACATTAAACAGATTCTTGATGAGGGGCAAGAATGAAAAAGCTGCGTATTTCACTGCGCAGTGTGCACTGGCAAAGGCGCGCACACgcgcgcgcgtgcacacacacacacacacacacacacacacacacggggtgAGAAGCCAATTTGATTCTCCAAAGGATTGCATAATTCTTAGGTGATTTTAAAATAGCTGATGAAGAATCCACTTTAATCTTTTTTGGGTGGGCGCTGAAGGGCTGAAGAGCATCGCTAAGACACTTTTGACAGAATCATTAACAAGAAATAAGCCGCCAGCACTCAGCTGCAAAACCAGCAGCTCCTAGAACCACCATCTTTTACACATTCCGAGGGCCACAGAGGCTTCCTGGATGACCAGAGTGTGTGAGGGGGTAACCCAAACAAGAGGCCTGGCCCAGCCCAAGCCCTCCTTAGCAACTCCCACGGGTCACAGACTTCCCTTCTGAGATGAGCAGAAACACCACGACTGACATGATCTTCACGGCCCCCAAAGAACTGCCTTGTCTCTGCCAATCACTTGGCACCTAATCGTGTCCAGCCTGTGCCTGCTATTCTACCCTGGGCTCAAACTGTATTGAAAATAATCTGATTTGTAACTCTTTATCGTGTGAAATGCATTCTCTCAACCAGACTCTGAACGTCTTGAAAGATAGTCAGAATTGTGCTCCTGTCGCAATCCTGTGTCCACATGTCTGGGACAGaacagatagcaaatattttgccACATGCTAGATAATGAATCTTTGgttatttttttggttggttttggAAAGATAGCGCCTCGCCATATTGCCCAtggttggtctcagactcccggcttcaagtgatcctcccacctcagtctgtcaaagtgctgggattacagacgtgagccaccgcgtttgGCCTGAATCTATGGTTCTTGTATGTCTACTAAGATTATCTTCTAATGATACTGTCAGTAAATTATTAATCTGCGTATCCCATCAGTCTAGAACAGAGCTTGGCAGACAATAGTCCAGTTAAGACTTCTTTCGAAGAAATCTTAATTCCATCTTGGAAGAAAGGCTTCATCCAAGAGGTTGGGACCTGAAGGGTGAGTGGGAATTAGGCAGATGAGGGAGGGTCGGGAGGAATCTTCTACGGTCAGAGGGAGTGTGAGGGTGTGTACATGTGTGGCTGTGTGGCCAGAAACGGGCTTCCAAGCACCCATGGAGGAGCAACTCACCTTGGAGAGAATCAGAAGACATTAgaactggagggagggaggaaagcaaGGAAGCGTAGGCAGGCAAGTTTGCAGGTCTGATGGCAGAAGGCTGAGGAAGTTTCCATGTGAtggcttctattttctctctgaagAGGGCAGTAAAGGTATCTTctaagagggaggagggagggaggtgggagagggagaggtgggGGGTTTCGCAAGCAAAACAACGTTTTGAAATAGCCattgagaagaaaggagaggctgggagaggtggctcatgtctgtaatcccagcactttgggaggctgaggcgggaggatcacttgagcccaagacttCAAGACCAACCTcagcaacatggcagaaccccattctacaaaaaataataaaaattagccaggcatggtggtacacgcctgtagtcacagctacaagggaggctgagctgaggaggtccaggctgcagtgagctgtgattgcaccactgcactccagcctgggtgaaggggtgagaccctgtctccccttcaaaaaaaaaaaggaagaaaaagaggaaaggagggagaaccCAGTGGTCGGCTGGGGATGGAAGTACAGGGCTGAGGGTTTAACTGAGGTTAGAGACCTTGTGTTTCTGTTACACCAAGGTGTGTGGCTGGCCAAGACTTCTTCAGTACCCTGTATAGGTGGACTGATTTGGCTTGAGGTTTCATCAGATGGAAGGAGAGCAGGACTCGGGCAGGGAGGATCCTGTTGAGAATGCCGAGGTAATGGGCCAGGATAGGGAATACGCAGATTGATAGCGAGGGGGAAAGCGGAGACAGCAATGGACAGGAAACCCAAAGATGGTGAAAAACAGATACAGCGGAAGTGACTCAAGTGGCTGATAGTGGAAGAGATTGTGGCTGGGGACATCAAAGGAGGTGCAGATGCTGTTGATAAGATTCCCAGTGTGGCCCCAGAGTGGGAGGCTGATGTGAAAAGAGGTCAGGGAGGGAACTGGTGCTGAAAGGGCTGTACTGAGGATGGGGGCCCTGCTCCCCGCAACTCAGATACCCTAGAAGCATCCACTCAGAGTCTAGGGTTCCGAGAATCCATCAGTCCCACGGCCTCATTTTAAAACGAGGGACACTGAGAGGGTCAGGGCCTGACCCAGGGTGAGAAACGGGTTTTGAGACTAGTGGTGCTGCTCCCCGCTCCTCCATGCCCCGGCCAGGGTTCTCCCTCTCCCAGACGCTCTCCcccagagagaaacagaggcaggTGACGctaggaagaggaggagagaaggaggccgCGGGTCCCTGTCGCCTCCAGGCCGGGCAATCCACTCCAGGCTCGCAATCCACCGACCTGGAGCTCACGGCCTCCGCCCTCCTGGCCTAGCGGCCCCCACCCGACCCCACCCGACCCAGGCCGGTTCCGGTCACGCCGGAAGCACGTGGCCCCCCACCCCGCGGCGTTGCCCGGAGACCAGGGCTGTTTACCAGCAGGACAGAGCCGGGGCGCAGGCGGCGGATGGAGCGGAACTGCTAGGTGAGCGCGGCTGCCCGATCCCGCGGCCTGCCCTTGGCCTCTGCTGGGCCTGGAAGGGGCCGGGGGAGGCCAGTCCCCGAGCCCCCAGCACATCACCAGGGAGGGCCTCCCCAGACCCAACCCCGGGGACGCGAACCCCGGGAGACGGGCGAGGAGCCTGGAGAGAAGTCTGCTCCGGAGGCAAAGCAAGCCTGGCCAGAGCTCACCTTTACCAAAATAGGGTGACTCCCGGGCTCTGCAGAAACCGAGGGACCTATGCAACCGCTTGGCCGTGCCCTCCAGGCTGGGATGTAGCGACGGGGACACAGACCcagggagagaaaaggatgtcCCAGTCTCCGGCAGGGCAGAGACCGGAACCAGAGGGACCCACCCCCAGTCCTGTGCTCTTTCACTGAAGTCAATTCTCGCTTTCTAAACGCTCTTTCTCGCCCCTCCCGCAGATCCCTCCTCTGCCCCTTAAGCCTGTTGCCTTCTAGGGCGCTGGAACTTGGACATAATTGAGTTATCCCCACCACCTCCCTGCCCTTCTGACGCTGGAATCATCCCCAATTCTCTATCCAAACATTTGATCACTTGGTGGCTTGTGGTTCAGTGTGGCACTCTGCATAGGACAGTGTATTCTAATCACTAGTTTGGGGTAGAACTGGGAATGGTACCAGAGTTTTTTCATTCTCAGGCCAACCACCATCTCCTGTTGGTTCTTCAGAGCATTTTTATCCTGAAAGCCCGGTGGGGGTGTGGGTTGGGGGGGGCGGGATGGCAACAGATAGGATTAACTGATACAGTTTTAAAAGACCAATTCAAATGTATGTATCTTGGTATATACCAGCAGATGGTGTGTAGGTGGTTATATTTTACTGCATATACTGTAGGCTTAGATTTGGGTTGTGAGTGAAATAGGGTGGTCTGACCCTGTGGTGGGTGGTGGGCACCCTTAGAAAGCAGGAGCCCTGCTTTAGCTTCTCCCatccacatttccttctttccagttGATTTGGTGATGAATCTTAAGGAATGGCACCTGCCCTTCTGGCAACTTCTTGGAAACAGTTGGCAGTGTTTGCTTCCTGACTCCTAGCAGGCCGCTGGGGTGCAGCTATTGTGTTTAAGTAAACAGGCCACTCGCCTATTCAGCTTGGCAGCTTGATAGATGCCCACGCCTAGATCTTGTCAAATCAGTTTGTGGTTGAGCGGCTGCCAGGCCTAGAGGTGGTGAAATGAACTGAGCAGGGATAATCACGGCTGCTGCTAGGAGTCTTCCTGGACTAAGGGTGGTGGGCAGGGTTCAGGACCCGAGGTGTGAATATAAAGGCACAGTTGGCCCAGATCCCCAAACACCTGTTTCCCCACCGCCCCATCCCTATGTGAAGGATGCTGGGGAGAGCTGGTGTTCCCTCCGTGTAACAGATGGTCCCTGTGCTCGGGAGGAGGCAGTGGGTTATGAAAGCAGGTTGGATATAATGGTTTTACCTGAAGGAGGTGTTAGTCTCTAAATAACCATGAGTGGGCTCCTAGGAATTAGTCATAATTGAGGTTTTTCTCTGAGATAGCTCACAGTCATGTTATCTTATGACCAGGGTGTCTTGAATATGACACCCCCTGAACATGGATAATTATATAGAACCAAAAGGTATAGAAAGTGCATGCACATACTCAAGTTTTACTGTTAAAAATAATCCCGCAGAGAGCCTGTGAGAACACATGACTCTCCTCATCAAAGTTGTTAAGGAAGAGGTTTCTAAGTTACCAAACTCACTGACAGTTAAACCTTCCTGAGGCATGTGTGGGTGTTGGAAGCCAAGCCTGTGATAATTCTGTAGAAGCTGTGGCAAATTAATAGCCATTCCACAAGTGGGGAGGGTGGGCCGAGAGGGGCGTGGGTTTGCCTGTGGAGCTTATCTTTGGCAGAACAGTTGGACAGTTATGACCTTCTCCTGCCATCCTGAGTGAAAGTGCAGAGCTGCTAATTGCCAGAGAAAGACTTGAGAACGAGACTAAAGGGGGAAAAACACATTCTTCACAGTTGATCAGAAAATAGATGAAATTAACAAGGAGATGGGCAGTCTTTTTTGATGCCAAAACTTTGCTAAGGGGAAGGCTCCTGAGCTACTAGCAGCCAGACTGGGTGTGAAAGACGAGGGAGAAGTGGAAAACGGGAGCGGAGAGAGACTCAGGCTGTGAGTAGAATGCAGCAGACATAGAGGCCTTTAAAAGAGGGTAGCTTTGTCCAAGATTTTGAATTGAGCAGGACATCAGGAAGATACAGGGATATTGTGTTGTGTTTGGTCCTGGTTTGAGTGGAGAGGAAGCAGATACTCCCTAAAATTAGGCAGCAgtggttacatgtgcagaatggtAAGGTTAGAATACAAACCCTGAGAGGCTCAGATTACGTTGTTCAAGATTTTGTGATGAAAGGAGTGAATTTGCAGGAAGTGCAAATCATTCTGCGGGAAGTGAATTTAAGGTAAGTAAAATGTGCAATTAGAAGAGAAGTGATcaactcaggatttttttttcacatgtttttgAGGCAACTGCATAGGTGGTAGCTCATTGCCATCCACCTCCCTGCATTTCTGTGCAGTGGACAGGGCAGGCATGAGTTTCAGGACTCACCCAGCTGGTTGACTAGGAGTAGAATCACTGAGGACACAAGGGGAAAAGTTCTAGAGCAAAACAAGGAAGGCTTTTGAACTTAGCACATAGAAAGCACTAAACAGACAACCCaaagcaaacaacaacagcaacaaaaagcacTTAACATTTAATTAAGTTTCTACCATGCACTAAGCCTGGTGCTTCCCGCCTTACCTACATTATTTCATGTTATTATCCTCATGTTACAGACAAAAAGACTGATGTTCTGAGGTATTTAAGTAATACCTCTAAGATCATTTAGCTaatttgatagatgaggaaagtTTTGTGCCAGACAGGTAGAGTGATTGCCCCTTGATCAGGTAGCTAGCCAGTGGCAGAGAAGCTGAAATTGAACCCACACCTTGTGACACCCGGTCCTCTGTCGTTTGCTCCCAAATATGCTGTTTCTTGGGGACCATGAGTCACTGGAAGTCACCAGAAGGTCTTTAGAAGGGTAGGAGAGGCCAGGTCAGCTTTCGAGCAGAGAAGGCAGGAGTCACAGTGGTGGTCAGGAttcagagggaggcagggagcccAATAAGATGTCTGCAATGTTTAGGGGaagatggaactggagattgggaggaggaggtgctgGTAGTAGTGTTAGTGAAGTGGccaccaagatggcaatgaaagaGGAGGTGTCATGGTTTAGCAATTCCGGGTCTGCACAGAGAAATGTTCACGCCTCCCACCAGGCTTCAGTTCATTGCTTCTGGTGGATTTAACCAGCACTCACACAGACTTTTGGTGGGAGATCCAAATACAGAGGCCCCAGGGTGCCTATCAGGTAGCTGGGAAGACAGAAGTCTGaacagctcaggaggctgaagcacaagaattgcttgaacctgggaggcggagattgcaatgagctgagatggtgccactgcattgcagcctgagtgacggagtgagactctgtctcaaaaaaaaaaaaaaaaaaaaaaaaaaaagaaaaaaagaaatgtgagcagCTAGCAGACAGACAGAATGTGATGTGCTGGGCTCAGGAAGCAGCTTGTATGGGTACAGAAGACACAGGACCGGGTGTCACAAGACCTGGGTCCTATCTCCAGCTCTGCCACCAGCTGGCTGTGTGACTGTCGGGAAATCACTACCTTTCTGGCTCGTACATCTGTAGAATTAGCATGCGCCCAGAGTTGCTGTAGGACAGGGACCAACAAATGATGGCCCACAGCCCAAATCCGGCCCGTCACCTATTTTGTGTGGCTCATGAACTAAGAAtagctttcacatttttaaatcattgaaaaagaatcaaaagagagtattttgtgacacatgaaaattatctgaaattcaaatttcagagtccaaaaatgaagttttattgaaacacagcaggttttctgttttttaccaGAAACGTCCCCGCTCCTAAAAGAATAAGAATTAGTCCCCCACCTTAATCACGCTCTGGtgcaatactttttattttcttcatagcggTTGTTACTCTTTGAAAATGTCTACTTACTTGTGGGTTTTAACCCCTGTCTTTCCTCACTATAATAATTTACGTTGCAAGGACTTCGTTTTGCTGATCTCTCGCAAAGTGCCTAAAATAAATGAACGCATGCCTGAATGAATAAATTGCAGCTGGTGCCCCTTACTAGATGCCAGAAATTTGTGCTTATTCTGGGCACTCAGGGAGGGAATGGCTTGGATCTAGGAGTCCCCGGAAGTTTAACCCACGGTCTcctgtttttttcctgcttccttaGGGGTCTCGAGAAGCAATGGCCACAGAAGCTCCTGTGAATATAGCACCACCTGAGTGTAGCCCTGTTGTCAGCACAGCAGTTGACAACCTCATTTGGCAGCCAAATTCACTAAATATGCACATGATACGGCCCAAGTCCGCCAAGCGACGGGCAAGACCGAGTCTGCAAAAATCCCCGGGCACGGAGGTGTGCGCTCATCATATACCATCTCTGCCTCCAGCCATTCCCTATGAGTCGCCAAGCAGCCAAAAACCAGGAGCCTGTGCACCCACATCTCCAAACCAGGGAGCTTCTGATGAGATCCCTGAGCTGCTGCAGCAAGTACCCACTGGGGCTTCCTCTTCTCTCAATAAGTATCCAGTCCTTCCTTCCATCAACAGAAAGAacctggaggaggaggctgtggaAACCGTTGCCAAAAAggccagctcactgcaactgagCAGTATCCGGGCTCTTTACCAAGAGGAGACGGGCACCATGAAGACAAGTGAAGAAGATTCCAGAGCTCGAGCTTGTGCCGTGGAGAGGAAATTCATCGTCCGAACCAAGAAACAGGGCTCTTCCAGGGCTGGAAATCTGGAGGAACCATCAGACCAAGAACCAAGGTTGCTGCTTGCTGTCAGATCACCAACAGGCCAAAGGTTTGTACGCCATTTCCGGCCAACTGATGATTTGCAAACCATCGTTGCTGTGGccgaacagaaaaacaaaacctcctACCGACACTGCAGCATTGAAACAATGGAGGTGCCCAGGAGGCGATTTTCTGACCTCACCAAATCTCTGCAAGAGTGCAGAATCCCCCACAAGTCTGTGCTGGGCATCTCACTGGAAGATGGGGAAGGGTGGCCCTGAGTTCACAGCCACCCCGCTGAGGTCCTGGGTCTCTGAGCAAAGGAGCGTGCTTGGGCGTCGTGGCCTCCCAGGCAGCCTGTTTCAA
Protein-coding regions in this window:
- the UBXN10 gene encoding UBX domain-containing protein 10 — encoded protein: MATEAPVNIAPPECSPVVSTAVDNLIWQPNSLNMHMIRPKSAKRRARPSLQKSPGTEVCAHHIPSLPPAIPYESPSSQKPGACAPTSPNQGASDEIPELLQQVPTGASSSLNKYPVLPSINRKNLEEEAVETVAKKASSLQLSSIRALYQEETGTMKTSEEDSRARACAVERKFIVRTKKQGSSRAGNLEEPSDQEPRLLLAVRSPTGQRFVRHFRPTDDLQTIVAVAEQKNKTSYRHCSIETMEVPRRRFSDLTKSLQECRIPHKSVLGISLEDGEGWP